A part of Papilio machaon chromosome 11, ilPapMach1.1, whole genome shotgun sequence genomic DNA contains:
- the LOC123721389 gene encoding uncharacterized protein LOC123721389: MFSLWPVVALLFVAQNVLGHTLSDSTRVCLATYKNDLNNDFLIGKWYYVYKFSLWLNLPPSRSCREVSFNRATEEDLNSYKNHFNRTDMPYSFEDDDTIAFSVLNIDFQNKKMLDGLLLGGREAKVFISHPVNKPDPEAYEIRIFRYVNDEFMIYEECSLSGFTKWLISRNRNPTDEELQKIIASENDLKRLDSQKFCAI; the protein is encoded by the coding sequence ATGTTTTCTTTGTGGCCGGTGGTGGCGCTGCTGTTCGTGGCCCAAAATGTTCTCGGCCACACGCTCAGTGACAGCACAAGAGTTTGTTTGGCAACCtacaaaaatgatttaaacaaTGATTTCCTGATCGGCAAATGGTACTACGTTTACAAATTCTCCCTATGGCTCAACTTGCCTCCTTCGAGGTCATGCAGAGAAGTTTCTTTCAATCGAGCGACTGAGGAAGATCTTAACAGTTACAAGAACCACTTTAATAGAACCGATATGCCGTATTCTTTCGAAGATGATGATACCATTGCATTTTCAGTGTTAAACATtgactttcaaaataaaaaaatgctcgATGGACTCTTGTTAGGAGGCAGGGAAGCGAAAGTTTTCATTAGTCATCCGGTCAATAAGCCAGATCCGGAGGCATATGAGATACGCATATTTAGGTACGTAAACGATGAGTTTATGATATACGAGGAGTGCTCGTTGAGCGGATTCACCAAGTGGCTCATATCGCGGAATAGAAACCCGACCGACGAGGAGCTGCAGAAGATCATAGCCAGCGAGAACGACTTGAAGAGACTGGACTCGCAGAAATTCTGCGCCATTTAA